In Salarias fasciatus chromosome 20, fSalaFa1.1, whole genome shotgun sequence, a single window of DNA contains:
- the LOC115408382 gene encoding zinc finger protein 449-like, with translation MTSVQALREFINQRLTAAAGDIFTVFQQTIVQYEEEIDRQRRLLEIRWKPEIKTKNAEHFVASELLHQHVGADEQEFHQETNFSLEQEEPQSPQIKEEQEEPEPSYIKEEQEGVEAVELCTSPEGEQLVMKFETDAFAMTSEPDGETPLHDSVVVQSHILTDERPGLSGSTSDAELQLNRGRHSDKSPATGRPSDGIRLLSCETCGERFQKQCLLMRHLRTHTGEKPYACETCSKRFSRQDSLLVHMRTHTGEKPYACETCGKSFRQHSTLSAHMRTHTGEKPYSCDICGKTFNAQSTMLCHMKAHMEKSEF, from the exons atgacttcagttcaggctttgagggAGTTTATCAACCAGCGactaacagctgctgctggagatatattcaccgtgtttcaacaaactatcGTTCAatacgaggaggagattgacCGACAGCGCAGATTGTTGGAAATCAGATGGAAACCTGAGATCAAGACAAAGAACGCAG AGCATTTTGTTGCCTCAGAGCTCTTACACCAACATGTCGGTGCAGACGAGCAGGAATTTCACCAGGAGACCAACTTCAGTCTGgagcaggaagaaccacagTCTCCACAGatcaaggaggagcaggaggagcccgAACCGTCGTATATCAAGGAGGAACAGGAAGGTGTGGAGGCCGTGGAGCTCTGCACCAGTCCGGAGGGAGAGCAGCTTGTGATGAAGTTTGAAACCGATGCGTTTGCGATGACCTCTGAGCCAGATGGTGAGACGCCCCTTCACGACTCTGTGGTCGTTCAAAGCCACATTCTGACAGACGAGAGACCTGGTCTCTCGGGATCCACTTCAGATGCGGAGCTGCAGCTCAACAGGGGACGCCACAGCGACAAGTCGCCCGCGACAGGGAGGCCGTCTGACGGCATCAGGCTGCTGTCCTGTGAAACGTGCGGAGAACGTTTCCAGAAACAGTGTCTTTTGATGCGCCACCTGAGAACtcacaccggcgagaagccgtacGCCTGTGAAACCTGCAGTAAAAGGTTCAGTCGGCAGGACAGCTTgctggtccacatgagaactcacacgggtgagaagccgtatGCTTGCGAGacgtgtgggaaaagtttccgGCAGCACAGCACTTTGTCAgcccacatgagaactcacacgggGGAGAAGCCCTATTCCTGTGACATTTGTGGCAAAACCTTTAATGCACAGAGCACCATGTTGTGCCACATGAAAGCTCACATGG AGAAGTCAGAGTTCTGA
- the LOC115408185 gene encoding zinc finger protein 554-like, with protein sequence MSSAQALREFINQRLTAAAGEIFTAFQQTVVQYEEEIERQRRLLESSCSSETKLRRAELSQLHDSREEQLCKEATYCLEQQEPEPPLIKEEEEEAGLLQPKEEQEEPEPPQIEELGTSRGGEQLILKFESDSFKVPSVEDQSDLSEPEESPDTEQFLSQDSEVHHVKKHLDPESTGNAELKKISMFHSDGVEKIPESEKQDECGKPLYKETNREIVHKKHEECPNLRTVTDKKKTLCEICGKSYKRQNDLTVHMRSHTGEKPYSCKTCGKSFSRQSNLLVHMRRHTGEKPYSCETCGKKFGQHSVWKRHLRTHSGVKMYSCDICGRGFSMQGNLSVHIRTHTGEKPYCCKMCGKSFSLQCNLLRHIKTHAGQKLYSC encoded by the exons ATGAGTTCAGCTCAGGCtctgagagagtttatcaaccagcgactcacagctgctgctggagaaatcttcaccgcGTTTCAGCAAACTGTCGTCCAGTATGAGGAGGAGATCGAGCGGCAGCGCAGACTGTTggaaagcagctgcagctctgagacCAAGTTACGGAGAGCAG agctcTCACAGCTCCATGACAGCAGAGAGGAACAGCTCTGTAAAGAGGCAACATACTGTCTGGAACaacaggaaccagaacctcctctcatcaaagaagaagaagaagaagcaggactTCTACAGCccaaagaggagcaggaggaaccagaacctccacagattgAGGAACTGGGGACCAGCCGGGGGGGAGAGCAGCTCAtactgaagtttgaaagtgattcctttaaggttccttctgttgaggatcaaagtgacctgagtgaaccagaagaGTCGCCGGACactgagcagttcctctctcaggactctgaagtccaccatgtgaAAAAGCATCTGGACCCAGAATCAACTGGAAatgcagagctgaaaaaaatcagcatgTTTCATAGTGACGGTGTGGAGAAGATTCctgagtcagagaagcaggatgaATGTGGAAAACCTCTTTATAAGGAAACAAATCGGGAAATTGTCcataaaaaacatgaagaatgtCCAAACCTAAGAACTGTCACTGATaagaagaaaacactttgtGAAATCTGTGGTAAAAGTTACAAACGACAGAATGATTTAACGGTCCAcatgagaagtcacacaggggagaagccgtattcttgtaaaacatgtggaaaaagtttcagccGGCAGAGTAATCTATTGGTCCACATGAGACGTCACACCGGCGAAAAACCGTATTCGtgtgaaacatgcgggaaaAAGTTCGGCCAACACAGCGTTTGGAAGCGCCACTTGAGAACCCACAGCGGCGTGAAGATGTATTCCTGTGACATTTGTGGCCGAGGTTTCAGTATGCAGGGCAATTTGTCGGTCCACATTAGAActcacacgggtgagaagccTTATTGTTGTAAAATGTGCGGTAAGAGTTTCAGTTTACAGTGTAATTTACTGCGCCACATCAAAACCCACGCAGGCCAGAAGCTGTATTCATGTTAG
- the LOC115408179 gene encoding zinc finger and SCAN domain-containing protein 2-like isoform X1, translating to MSLVQGLREFINERLAAAAGEIFLVFEQTIVQYEEEIDRQRKLLEISCKPQIRISKAELPQEDDCEEEQPFNEETTLILDQEQSVPPQVKVAWQQTEFPHIKEEQEEPEPPGSTRDPEEPESSPFHEEMEEVCTSREAEHPVLKLECNAVTVTSTAQSYLIEPEPDSELLLPPDSAVADIHFQKQGARTDSRSTGCEELEPNRVCYSGDVEDSTVAHMFFQRQKRRAHEAKPALFFGKRHFLHNKSSSMNMKQYTCEVCGKTCSRKTNLLVHMRTHTGEKPYCCQTCGKSFKYQHYFLIHTRNHTGETPFTCNSCGKKFTSSSSLIKHRKTHTDVKHHCARLHAGEKPYSCETCGRGFSRRSNLAFHVRTHAGDQACYCAMCGRAFSSQSSLLVHMRHHTGENPYS from the exons ATGAGTTTAGTTCAGggtttgagagagtttatcaacgAGCGActagcagctgctgctggagaaatattcctcgtgtttgaacaaactatcgtccagtATGAGGAGGAGATTGACCGACAGCGCAAACTACTGGAAATCAGCTGCAAACCTCAAATCAGAATAAGCAAAGCAG AACTCCCACAGGAAGACGACTGTGAAGAAGAGCAACCCTTCAACGAAGAGACAACACTCATTCTGGACCAGGAACAATCCGTACCGCCCCAGGTAAAAGTGGCATGGCAGCAGACGGAATTTCCACACATcaaagaggaacaggaagaaccagaacctcctggAAGCACGAGGGACCCGGAGGAACCAGAATCTTCACCGTTTCATGAGGAAATGGAGGAAGTCTGCACTAGCCGAGAGGCGGAGCATCCTGTACTGAAGCTTGAATGTAATGCAGTTACGGTGACATCTACTGCACAAAGTTACCTCattgaaccagaaccagacagtgagctgctcctccctcctgacTCTGCAGTCGCTGACATCCACTTTCAGAAGCAAGGCGCTCGCACTGACTCGAGATCTACTGGATGTGAAGAACTGGAGCCCAACAGGGTTTGTTACAGCGGCGATGTGGAGGACTCTACTGTTGCACACATGTTTTTCCAGAGGCAAAAGCGGCGCGCTCATGAAGCGAAGCCTGCTTTATTTTTTGGAAAACGCCATTTTCTGCACAACAAGAGCAGTAGCATGAACATGAAGCAGTACACTTGTGAAGTATGTGGTAAAACTTGCAGTCGAAAGActaatttgttggtccacatgagaacgcacacaggcgagaagccgtatTGTTGCCAAACTTGTGGTAAAAGCTTCAAATATCAGCATTATTTTTTGATCCACACGAGAAATCACACGGGTGAAACACCGTTTACCTGCAACAGCTGCGGGAAAAAATTCACTAGCTCTTCATCTCtgataaaacacagaaagactcaCACGGACGTGAAGCATCACTGTGCGAGGCTGCAcgcaggtgagaagccgtattcctgTGAAACGTGCGGCCGGGGCTTCAGCCGACGCAGTAATTTGGCGTTCCACGTCAGAACCCACGCCGGGGATCAGGCGTGTTATTGTGCCATGTGTGGCAGAgccttcagctctcagtccagtttgttggtccacatgaggcATCACACAGGGGAGAATCCGTATTCTTGA
- the LOC115408179 gene encoding zinc finger protein 37-like isoform X2, which produces MSLVQGLREFINERLAAAAGEIFLVFEQTIVQYEEEIDRQRKLLEISCKPQIRISKAELPQEDDCEEEQPFNEETTLILDQEQSVPPQVKVAWQQTEFPHIKEEQEEPEPPGSTRDPEEPESSPFHEEMEEVCTSREAEHPVLKLEFADIHFQKQGARTDSRSTGCEELEPNRVCYSGDVEDSTVAHMFFQRQKRRAHEAKPALFFGKRHFLHNKSSSMNMKQYTCEVCGKTCSRKTNLLVHMRTHTGEKPYCCQTCGKSFKYQHYFLIHTRNHTGETPFTCNSCGKKFTSSSSLIKHRKTHTDVKHHCARLHAGEKPYSCETCGRGFSRRSNLAFHVRTHAGDQACYCAMCGRAFSSQSSLLVHMRHHTGENPYS; this is translated from the exons ATGAGTTTAGTTCAGggtttgagagagtttatcaacgAGCGActagcagctgctgctggagaaatattcctcgtgtttgaacaaactatcgtccagtATGAGGAGGAGATTGACCGACAGCGCAAACTACTGGAAATCAGCTGCAAACCTCAAATCAGAATAAGCAAAGCAG AACTCCCACAGGAAGACGACTGTGAAGAAGAGCAACCCTTCAACGAAGAGACAACACTCATTCTGGACCAGGAACAATCCGTACCGCCCCAGGTAAAAGTGGCATGGCAGCAGACGGAATTTCCACACATcaaagaggaacaggaagaaccagaacctcctggAAGCACGAGGGACCCGGAGGAACCAGAATCTTCACCGTTTCATGAGGAAATGGAGGAAGTCTGCACTAGCCGAGAGGCGGAGCATCCTGTACTGAAGCTTGAAT TCGCTGACATCCACTTTCAGAAGCAAGGCGCTCGCACTGACTCGAGATCTACTGGATGTGAAGAACTGGAGCCCAACAGGGTTTGTTACAGCGGCGATGTGGAGGACTCTACTGTTGCACACATGTTTTTCCAGAGGCAAAAGCGGCGCGCTCATGAAGCGAAGCCTGCTTTATTTTTTGGAAAACGCCATTTTCTGCACAACAAGAGCAGTAGCATGAACATGAAGCAGTACACTTGTGAAGTATGTGGTAAAACTTGCAGTCGAAAGActaatttgttggtccacatgagaacgcacacaggcgagaagccgtatTGTTGCCAAACTTGTGGTAAAAGCTTCAAATATCAGCATTATTTTTTGATCCACACGAGAAATCACACGGGTGAAACACCGTTTACCTGCAACAGCTGCGGGAAAAAATTCACTAGCTCTTCATCTCtgataaaacacagaaagactcaCACGGACGTGAAGCATCACTGTGCGAGGCTGCAcgcaggtgagaagccgtattcctgTGAAACGTGCGGCCGGGGCTTCAGCCGACGCAGTAATTTGGCGTTCCACGTCAGAACCCACGCCGGGGATCAGGCGTGTTATTGTGCCATGTGTGGCAGAgccttcagctctcagtccagtttgttggtccacatgaggcATCACACAGGGGAGAATCCGTATTCTTGA
- the LOC115408176 gene encoding zinc finger protein 436-like gives MMDVSSPAATVSSVQALREFISQRLTAAAGEIFTVVERTVVQYEEEIDRQRRLLESSWKPEIRPQRAELPDQHVYKEDQLFNPETSCSLEQEKLQSPPIKEEQEELESLQIKEEQEGFSAAQEGEQLVLKPETDVFMVTSTDDQSYFGEPEVNGDHLISHEFPVAESHDLVKSKYIDTTGDAEPDRMCHSNNVDNFLMSGQEQPARESCLQCDVCGTGFKCPSQFQQHHILCQSSEKPPSFKACDKAVEERDRSHTGETPYLCSVCGKSLANSSSLKKHARIHTGEKPHCCGTCGKSFGVQRLLLHHLRTHTGEKPYSCEICGKSCSLQSNLLVHMRTHTGEKPYSCETCGKRFGQQSHLLRHLKIHTGERPYSCEMCSKSFSRRSHLLRHTLTHTGEKPYTCETCGKRFSRQCHLLVHKKVHSGENV, from the exons ATGATGGATGTTTCGTCTCCTGCAGCGACCGTGAGTTCAGtccaggctttgagagagtttatcagcCAGCGACTCACAGCTGCCGCGGGAGAAATCTTCACCGTGGTTGAACGAACTGTCGTCCAGTATGAGGAGGAGATCGACCGGCAGCGCAGATTGTTGGAAAGCAGCTGGAAACCTGAGATCAGGCCACAGAGAGCTG AGCTCCCAGATCAACATGTGTACAAGGAGGACCAGCTCTTTAACCCGGAGACGAGCTGCAGTCTGGAACAGGAGAAACTCCAGTCTCCACCGAtcaaagaagaacaagaagaactgGAATCTCTCCAGATTaaggaggaacaggagggaTTTAGTGCTGCTCAGGAAGGAGAGCAGCTGGTACTGAAACCCGAAACCGATGTCTTCATGGTGACTTCCACCGATGACCAAAGTTACTTCGGGGAGCCAGAAGTAAATGGAGATCACCTCATTTCACACGAATTTCCCGTAGCTGAAAGCCATGATCTTGTGAAAAGCAAATATATTGACACGACTGGGGATGCAGAGCCCGACAgaatgtgtcacagcaacaaTGTGGACAACTTCCTGATGTCAGGACAAGAACAACCAGCCAGGGAATCGTGTCTTCAGTGTGACGTCTGTGGAACAGGCTTCAAATGTCCGTCTCAGTTCCAGCAACATCACATCCTCTGCCAGTCCTCTGAGAAGCCACCTTCGTTTAAAGCGTGCGATAAAgcagtggaggaaagagacagaagtcacacaggtgagacgCCTTATCTCTGCAGCGTCTGTGGAAAAAGCTTAGCGAACTCCTCATCGCTGAAAAAACACGCGAGGATtcacacgggtgagaagccACACTGCTGTGGGACGTGCGGTAAAAGCTTCGGCGTACAGCGGCTTTTATTGCATCAcctgagaactcacacaggtgagaagccgtactctTGTGAAATTTGTGGCAAAAGTTGCAGTCTCCAGAGTAAtctgttggtccacatgagaacccacaccggcgagaagccctattcttgtgaaacatgtgggaaacgaTTTGGCCAACAGAGCCATTTGTTGCGTCACTTAAAAATTCACACGGGTGAGAGGCCGTACTCCTGTGAAATGTGTTCTAAAAGTTTCAGCCGACGAAGTCACTTGTTGCGCCATACGttaactcacacaggtgagaagccgtacaCTTGTGAAACCTGTGGTAAGCGTTTCAGTCGACAGTGTCacttgttggtccacaagaaagttcactcaggtgagaaTGTGTAA
- the LOC115408195 gene encoding gastrula zinc finger protein XlCGF71.1-like, with amino-acid sequence MTEKLVLKVESGEQSNLGEPEPHRLSHGLAEADSCNLENSKRIHLGSIGNPNLKPNMTCHSDKTDNSPKSRKKPASEAEKKCFKCGVCGKSYRYLSQLQQHEVIHTAERPFSCEACSKSFRHKVSFLIHIRNHTGEMPFLCNTCGKRFTNSSSLKKHVMIHTGEKPHCCVTCGKSFSDRRNLLHHLRTHTGEKLYSCETCGRRLSSQFNLLVHMRTHTGEKPYSCDTCGKCFTIQSNLLVHKRTHTGEKPYACETCGKSFSQQCILLRHMKIHKETKS; translated from the coding sequence ATGACAGAGAAGCTTGTGCTGAAAGTGGAAAGTGGTGAGCAAAGTAACCTCGGTGAGCCAGAACCGCATCGCCTCTCTCACGGTTTGGCCGAAGCTGACAGCTGCAATCTCGAAAACAGCAAACGCATCCACTTAGGATCAATTGGGAATCCAAACCTGAAGCCCAATATGACATGTCACAGTGACAAGACGGACAACTCTCCAAAATCTAGAAAGAAACCTGCGAGTGAGGCGgagaaaaagtgttttaaatgtgGCGTCTGTGGAAAATCCTACAGGTATCTTTCTCAATTACAGCAGCATGAAGtcatccacacagctgagaggCCGTTCTCATGTGAAGCCTGTAGCAAAAGCTTCAGGCATAAAGTTTCTTTTCTGATCCACATCAGAAATCACACAGGTGAGATGCCTTTCCTCTGCAACACCTGCGGGAAAAGATTTACAAACTCATCGTCACTTAAAAAACACGTCATGATtcacacgggcgagaagccgCACTGCTGCGTAACGTGTGGTAAAAGCTTCAGCGACCGACGGAACCTGCTGCACCACCTCAGGACTCACACGGGCGAGAAGCTTTATTCCTGCGAAACGTGCGGCAGGCGTTTGAGCTCTCAGTTCAACTTGCTGGTGCACATGAGAacccacacaggtgagaagccatattcctgTGACACGTGTGGTAAATGTTTCACCATACAGAGCAAtctgttggtccacaagagaacacacacaggtgagaagccgtacgCCTGTGAAACTTGTGGGAAAAGCTTCAGTCAACAGTGCATTCTGCTGCGCCACATGAAAATTCACAAAGAGACGAAGTCATGA
- the LOC115408190 gene encoding zinc finger protein 79-like, translating into MSSVQALREFINERLTAAAGEIFTVFEQTIVQYEEEIERQRRLLEISWKPEIKLHRADLPKQHVCTEEEQLFNRQEASSAEQEKLDPPQIKEEEEELCTAPGEEQLQLSLEGGAFMVAFTNQQSYLSEPEADGEQPHSLGSAVPDRHDAKKGKLVDSGLNQDAQLRTSSRCHDQSVDGSPVMQTQSESETSKLSYATCSQTFSEQQQLLLQQTAWTADKKYSCKMCGESFSARSDLLVHMRSHTDEKPYSCTTCSKSFSVHRNLLRHMRTHTGEKPYSCAMCGKSFSKHSNLLRHYRTHTGEKPFSCALCDKSFRQQSHLLRHRRTHRDEMCES; encoded by the exons atgagttcagttcaggctttgagagaatTTATCAACGAGCGGCTAACGGCTGCTGCgggagaaatattcaccgtgttCGAACAAACTATCGTTCAatacgaggaggagattgaaCGGCAACGCAGGTTGTTAGAAATCAGCTGGAAGCCTGAAATTAAGTTACACAGAGCAG ATCTCCCAAAGCAACATGTGTGcactgaggaggagcagctcttcaaTCGGCAGGAAGCGTCCAGTGCGGAGCAGGAGAAACTGGatcctccacagatcaaagaagaagaggaggagctctGCACCGCTCCGGGAgaagagcagctccagctgagtcTGGAGGGCGGTGCCTTCATGGTGGCTTTCACCAACCAGCAAAGTTACCTCAGTGAACCAGAGGCAGACGGCGAGCAGCCACATTCGCTTGGCTCTGCCGTTCCTGACAGACACGATGCAAAAAAGGGCAAGCTCGTTGACTCGGGGTTAAATCAAGACGCACAGCTGAGGACCAGCAGTAGATGTCATGATCAAAGTGTGGATGGCTCTCCGGTGATGCAGACGCAGTCTGAAAGTGAGACTTCGAAGCTTTCTTACGCAACCTGCAGTCAAACGTTCAgtgaacaacagcagctgctgctccagcagacaGCTTGGACAGCCGACAAGAAATATTCTTGTAAAATGTGTGGTGAGAGCTTCAGTGCGCGTAGTGAtctgttggtccacatgagatcACACACGGATGAGAAGCCGTACTCTTGCACAACATGCAGTAAAAGTTTCAGCGTGCACAGGAacttgttgcgccacatgagaacccacacaggtgagaagccgtattcttgtgccATGtgcgggaaaagtttcagtaagCACAGTAATTTGTTGCGCCATTacagaactcacacaggtgaaaagccTTTTTCTTGTGCACTTTGTGACAAAAGCTTCCGTCAGCAAAGCCATTTGTTGCGCCACAGAAGAACTCACAGAGATGAGATGTGTGAGTcttaa